One region of Aeromicrobium sp. Sec7.5 genomic DNA includes:
- a CDS encoding superoxide dismutase, which yields MADYSLPDLSYDYGALDPHISGKIMELHHSKHHATYVKGLNTALEKLEEARDSDNFGAIAGIEKNLAFNLGGHINHSIFWKNLSPEGGDKPTGDLAAALDENFGSFDKFRAHFEQTALTIQGSGWAILAWDSLGQKLLVVQLYDQQANIPATLIPITQLDMWEHAFYLDYLNVKGDYVKAFWNIVNWADAQERFTAATTGGQIIF from the coding sequence GTGGCTGACTACAGCTTGCCCGATCTGTCGTACGACTACGGTGCCCTGGATCCGCACATCTCCGGCAAGATCATGGAGCTGCACCACTCCAAGCACCACGCCACCTACGTGAAGGGCCTGAACACGGCCCTCGAGAAGCTCGAGGAGGCGCGCGACTCCGACAACTTCGGAGCGATCGCCGGCATCGAGAAGAACCTGGCGTTCAACCTGGGTGGTCACATCAACCACTCGATCTTCTGGAAGAACCTGTCCCCCGAGGGCGGCGACAAGCCCACCGGCGACCTCGCGGCCGCGCTCGACGAGAACTTCGGTTCCTTCGACAAGTTCCGCGCGCACTTCGAGCAGACCGCGCTCACGATCCAGGGGTCCGGCTGGGCCATCCTCGCGTGGGACTCCCTCGGCCAGAAGCTGCTCGTCGTGCAGCTCTACGACCAGCAGGCCAACATCCCGGCCACGCTGATCCCCATCACCCAGCTCGACATGTGGGAGCACGCGTTCTACCTCGACTACCTCAACGTCAAGGGCGACTACGTCAAGGCGTTCTGGAACATCGTCAACTGGGCCGACGCCCAGGAACGCTTCACCGCAGCCACCACCGGCGGCCAGATCATCTTCTGA
- a CDS encoding cytochrome c oxidase assembly protein: MTDQATTEPEAEQGGGAGPAAETDRRPATGPGLAVAVGATVAFTALVLTLVVGGSAPKPAAVGLPDPGPWVGWLLPAVTLLADLMAIAVIGFLVLAALLLPSPSGDARGMAVDGIRIARRAAWTWFWASVLLYVVTAADLFAVPISQLDRNVLTAVTRDSDIGRSIVLQAVGALVLAVVLRWTIGVRALAGWSAFALAVLLPAALTGHAASGGSHSLASVSLYLHVAGVAVWVGGLVALGWVARRGSRRLEAAVARYSTLALWCFVVVGVSGVLNASVRATSLGELFDSAYGRMVLLKAAAFVVLGVLGWYQRRRILASGGGFLRLAATEILIMVGTVGVAVALSRTAPPAGDVLLTPAEDLIGGPMPPAPTLERFLTGFYPSGIGIAVVGLGTALYVAGVLVLRRRGDRWPVGRSVAWGLGMLVVAWATMGGLGTYSHVLFSAHMVSHMLLSMVAPIFLVLGAPVTLALRALPGPRQSGEVSPRGMLTAVLHSRVATFLTHPVVGPMLFIGSLYGLYFTPLFDTLMRSILGHVGMELHFLAVGTLFYYVIIGVDPSPRRLVPLARFGVMLVTLPFHAFFSIAVMSATVATGESYYRDLDRPYLTDLVQDQYLGGSIAWALGEVPLLIVMVALLVQWFRTDLREQRRIDRAADRDDDAELKAYNERLQRIAANDGR; the protein is encoded by the coding sequence AGCAGGGCGGGGGCGCCGGACCCGCCGCCGAGACGGACCGGCGGCCCGCGACCGGACCCGGCCTCGCGGTGGCGGTCGGCGCCACCGTCGCCTTCACGGCTCTCGTCCTGACCCTCGTGGTGGGGGGCTCGGCCCCGAAACCGGCGGCCGTGGGCCTGCCCGACCCGGGTCCCTGGGTGGGTTGGCTGCTGCCAGCCGTGACGCTCCTGGCCGATCTCATGGCGATCGCCGTCATCGGGTTCCTGGTGCTGGCCGCGCTGCTCCTGCCGTCGCCCAGTGGTGACGCCCGGGGCATGGCGGTCGACGGGATCCGCATCGCGCGCCGTGCCGCCTGGACGTGGTTCTGGGCCTCGGTGCTGCTGTACGTCGTGACGGCCGCCGACCTCTTCGCCGTGCCGATCTCTCAGCTCGACCGCAACGTCCTGACGGCGGTGACCCGCGACAGCGACATCGGCCGCAGCATCGTCCTGCAGGCGGTGGGTGCGCTCGTCCTGGCCGTCGTGCTCCGCTGGACCATCGGGGTGCGCGCGCTGGCCGGCTGGAGCGCGTTCGCCCTCGCGGTCCTGCTTCCGGCCGCGCTCACGGGGCACGCGGCCTCCGGGGGCTCGCACTCCCTCGCCTCGGTCAGCCTCTACCTCCACGTCGCCGGCGTCGCGGTCTGGGTCGGTGGGCTCGTGGCCCTGGGCTGGGTGGCCCGGCGCGGGAGTCGACGCCTCGAGGCGGCCGTCGCCCGCTACTCGACCCTCGCGCTGTGGTGCTTCGTCGTGGTCGGGGTGTCCGGTGTGCTCAACGCCTCCGTGCGGGCCACCTCCCTCGGCGAGCTGTTCGACTCCGCGTACGGCCGCATGGTCCTGCTCAAGGCCGCGGCGTTCGTCGTCCTGGGGGTCCTCGGCTGGTACCAGCGTCGTCGCATCCTGGCGTCCGGCGGCGGGTTCCTGCGACTCGCGGCCACCGAGATCCTGATCATGGTCGGCACGGTCGGCGTCGCGGTCGCGCTCTCGCGCACCGCGCCCCCCGCTGGCGACGTCCTGCTGACCCCGGCCGAGGACCTGATCGGTGGCCCCATGCCCCCGGCCCCCACCCTGGAGCGGTTCCTGACCGGGTTCTACCCGAGCGGCATCGGGATCGCGGTCGTCGGCCTCGGGACGGCCCTGTACGTCGCCGGGGTCCTCGTGCTGCGTCGTCGTGGCGACCGCTGGCCGGTCGGACGCTCCGTCGCGTGGGGCCTCGGCATGCTCGTCGTCGCCTGGGCCACGATGGGCGGTCTCGGCACCTACTCGCACGTGCTCTTCAGCGCGCACATGGTCAGCCACATGCTGCTCTCGATGGTCGCGCCGATCTTCCTCGTCCTGGGCGCCCCGGTCACGCTGGCACTGCGGGCCTTGCCCGGGCCGCGGCAGTCCGGCGAGGTCTCGCCGCGCGGGATGCTGACGGCCGTCCTCCACTCCCGCGTCGCGACCTTCCTGACGCACCCGGTCGTGGGGCCGATGCTCTTCATCGGCAGCCTCTACGGCCTGTACTTCACGCCGCTGTTCGACACCTTGATGCGCAGCATCCTGGGCCACGTCGGCATGGAGCTGCACTTCCTCGCCGTGGGGACGCTCTTCTACTACGTCATCATCGGCGTCGACCCGTCGCCGAGGCGCCTGGTTCCGCTGGCGCGGTTCGGCGTCATGCTCGTGACGCTGCCGTTCCACGCGTTCTTCTCGATCGCCGTGATGTCCGCCACGGTCGCGACGGGAGAGTCGTACTACCGCGACCTCGACCGTCCGTACCTGACCGACCTCGTGCAGGACCAGTACCTCGGCGGCTCGATCGCCTGGGCGCTGGGCGAAGTGCCGCTCCTGATCGTCATGGTCGCTCTGCTGGTGCAGTGGTTCCGCACCGACCTGCGCGAGCAGCGCCGCATCGACCGTGCCGCCGACCGTGACGACGACGCTGAGCTCAAGGCGTACAACGAGCGCCTGCAGCGCATCGCCGCGAACGACGGACGTTGA